The Nitrospinota bacterium nucleotide sequence GGGAGCGGGAAAACGAGGCTAAAGCGGGCTCCATGGGGGGCACAAAACAGTCGTTGTCTGAGCGCAAAGAGGCCGTCAATCCGCAATTACGGGGTAAATGATGGATCAAAACCACGATGCTGGAATTATGCAAAGGTCTCGATTGCAAGGGGAGGCGGCGGGGGGTAAAATGCGGCGATAACCTGAGCGGCGGGCCAAACAAGTTTCAATGAAAGAGCGTTATTCCCTGGGCATCATCGGCCATCCTATCGGCCATTCACTTTCCCCCGTCATGCACGCCGCCGCCGCGAGGGCCAACGGGCTGGGGCCGGGCGAGTTCTCATATGAAAGGTTCGACGTCAAACCGGACGATCTGGCCACGTTCATGCGCAGGTTCCGCGACGGGGCCATGACCGGGCTTAACGTCACCGTCCCGCACAAGGTGGCGGTGATGGAGCTTCTGGACGAAATAGACCACGACGCCCAGGCCATCGGCGCCGTGAACACCATCGTGCGGCGGGGCGCAAAACTCCGTGGCCACAATACTGACGTTTATGGATTCATCCGGTCGATTGCGGAAAACGCCGGGATGACGGATTTATCATACAAAAAAGCGCTTGTTTACGGCGCCGGGGGGGCGGCCAGGGCTGTGGCGCGCGGACTTGTGAACGGCGGGGTGGAGAGCCTTGCGGTGGTGAACAGAACCTGCGACACCGCCCGGGAGATGGTGGCCAAATTAGGCGGCGGGGCCGGCTTTTCGGCCATGGGATTTGACGAGACCAAAAGTTTGATTGAAACCGTGCGGGGCGCGGATATAATTGTCAATACCACCTCCATGGGGATGGAAGGGGGGACGGATCCTGAAGGCGTCCCTCCCGGGGCCGGGCATATAAGAAGCGGCCAACTGGTGGTGGACATTGTGTACAGCCCGCTTATGACCCCTTTGCTGAAAAAGGCGGCGGCGGCGGGCGCCCGGACGCTGGACGGACTGTGGATGCTGATACATCAGGGAGGAAAGGCTTTCGAGATGTGGACCGGCCTTAGGTTCCCTGACAAAGAAGTCAGGGCGGCGGTGGAGCGCGGACTGGAAATAAAATAACAAGCCTCGGGGAATAATGAAATGGCGAAAATAGACGCGTTTTTCAAATTGATGGCTGACCAGGGGGCGTCGGACCTGCACTTGGTCTCCGGCCAGCAGCCAGTGCTTCGCATCCACGGCGAAATGGAGCGGGTGAAGTACAAGGTGC carries:
- a CDS encoding shikimate dehydrogenase, with protein sequence MKERYSLGIIGHPIGHSLSPVMHAAAARANGLGPGEFSYERFDVKPDDLATFMRRFRDGAMTGLNVTVPHKVAVMELLDEIDHDAQAIGAVNTIVRRGAKLRGHNTDVYGFIRSIAENAGMTDLSYKKALVYGAGGAARAVARGLVNGGVESLAVVNRTCDTAREMVAKLGGGAGFSAMGFDETKSLIETVRGADIIVNTTSMGMEGGTDPEGVPPGAGHIRSGQLVVDIVYSPLMTPLLKKAAAAGARTLDGLWMLIHQGGKAFEMWTGLRFPDKEVRAAVERGLEIK